In Phoenix dactylifera cultivar Barhee BC4 chromosome 1, palm_55x_up_171113_PBpolish2nd_filt_p, whole genome shotgun sequence, the genomic stretch ATCTGACTGTAATAATCATTTTGAAGCCTTTTCCTTATGCAAATCGGGTCAGCTAAAGAGCAAACTTCAAGTTAAGAGCTCTGTCAGTGGATTGAGCAATTTTTTATACTTTTAAACAACAATTCCGAGAAAGATTCATCAAATGCAACTATCTAGTTGATTCTGGCATATGCTTCCATCATTTGTTAGTGCATAGTGATATGTCATCGCTTTGTCGATAGATCATTTCTGCATGCATTTAGTATATGCAATTTAAATGTTTAAGCTCTATGTTATAATTTGTCAAGTGTGGTGGTTATCAAAGATTGCTTGATAATGCACATTTTTCATTCAGCAGTTGTTGCTAATAAAGAGTGGAAACCAAAATCAACACATAGAAATTCTGCTCAAGCATCCGGAACACCTGGTACTTCTGATGTATCTACTGTGGTGGAAGCTGTTTCTGAGTCACTGCCGGTGTTATCAGAAGATACTGCTTTAAAGCTGGAAAAGAAGCTAGATGAACTGCAGTTATTGGACAGACAACATGTCATCATTCCAAACCATCTTCAAGTTCCAGAGTCTGAGAGGCATGGGTTGAGTTTTGGAAGCTTTGAATCCAGTTTTAACCTCAGCATGGGTTCTGCTAACGGTCCTGCAAGTGATAAGAGCACTGCACCACCACTCGAGTCATCTCAAGAGATTAAGGAAAACATTGAGGATCCTTCTTCAAGGTTAGATACATCAGTTGAaatttttttcattaagttcATTACATTAATGCAGTTCTATTCATACCCATATATACTTGCCTACTTATCAAATTTTTCAAAGCCGATGCTTCCAAAAAATGTTTTAAATATCTGTTTGCCTCAttttaattgttgtttaatacTGCATACTggtgctatatatatatttccatgTTGTGGCAGAGACAAAAGTCACTGTGATGTACGGTCTGTCAGCCTTGACCTTTTCTATCTCTGCAGTGTTCTGTCTGTTAGCTAAGATACTTTGCATGATCGCATTCAAATTATTGTAAGATGCTTCTATACAGTCAAATCTGATCTATATTGGTCAGTTTATAAATTCTGTCCCATAAAgctactttctctctctctctctctctctctctctctgatggGTGAGTTGATATTCTCATAAAAAACTATGAATTCTGAACTTTTGTTGATGTGCACTGTTTTATCATCAAGATACTGTACATTCATATAAtgtacttatttttttttaagaaaatgatggataagttcatttttcttttcttgttaggTTTTCTTATTTGTTTCTTTTCCCTCTTGTGAGCGCAGCAGTTGTGATGCATCCCCAACTTCTCAAGAAGTCGACTATCCAGATCATCCCCAGTCACCAATTCAGATGCCAGAAAATTTTTCATGTAGGGAAGCTGACATTCCTTCCAGTGTCCCTGCAGCACCAGAATATGATCAATCCAAAGAAACTGCTGCTTTGGCTCCAGAAGGTCCTCAGTACTCAGTTGTTCATACTGCACCAAGTTATTCAGCATTTGGGTTGGTACCACAAATGCTTGGCAGCCAACTAGTACCATTTGAAAGCTCTGAGTCTCAGGCACGTGATACCACTCACCTCCCAAGCTTTGTGGTATGTTTTCTACTTTCAGGACTATTATGCTTATTTTAAGTTTAAAATTATTCATTGGATTGTAGCTCAAGTGACTGCTGTATTTTATGTTATAACAACATGTAATTTGTACAACGTGTAATCTGTTACTTTGATGGTCATTGCTCCATAGCATAGTTGCTGCTGTAAAGTAATATTGGGTAGTGGCCATAGGATGTGTCTGCAAACAAAAATTCCAGAAATGGGGGCATCTATAGCATCTTGTCTACTATTTTCTCTTCAAGCTGTTCCATTCATTATTGTTAGCTCTGTTTCTGGAccaattaattttattataaatcaGCCCGGATAGGAACTGGGATGGGTATTCCAATTGTATTGTATTGTATTTGGAGTTCATTCTAGGAATATGAAAAACTAATATTCTTTTGTTTAGGTCCAGCAACCTTTCGATCCATCCTCGAGCTACTATACCCAATTTTATCGACCTACTGCTGATGCTGAGGGCCGCTTCTCTCCTTTTCTTGCACCTGGTGCCGCTAAGTATAATGGCAATATTGCAGTCCTACCTGCTCAGACTGGCCAGGCTCCTCAAGAGGTTCACATCAAACTCTGCTTTGTTGAGCTGCTTGTTTAATGGAATAATCAAAACATTCTTCTTTCACATGCTGTCATGATCTTGTTTAATCATAACTAGAATATTTTACCCATCTATTTGGGACTGATTTTAGGACTGCTTTacctccttcctttcttttcaatTTGAAATATATGTTTGCTTGGATCCTGCTAAATTTTTTAGCTTATTGTATCATAAGATTAACTATTAGATTGATTTTTAAGTTTTTAAGTGAAATTTTGTTTTCTACCAAAGGCACTCAATTAAGGCCTTCAATCTTGCTTTGAAATTAAACCTGAAAAAAGGGGCCAACTTATAGagttttgaatttgaagaaattgatagtattttgttttattttgagatGCTGCCTTTCTTTTGTGCTCtgtgattattttttaattacatacTAGCAACATTTTCACCATTTTCTGTTTACCTTCTGGatgaaatttcttattttatgTGCTTCATATACTTGTGTTCTAAATAAAATACTTACATTATTATATATTGCGACTCCAGAGTGGGAACTCTATGGTCTTATCAACAGCTGGGTCTACTTCTCTTGCTACTCAAACTGCTGGGGTTATGCCGAGTTCTGTTGCCGTTCCCCAGCAACCAGTTCCCATTTTCCGGCAGCCTGCTGGTGTACATATATCACATTATCCCCCCAACTATATTCCGTATAGTCAATATTTCTCCCCGTACTATGTACCACCCCCTGCCGTTCACCATTTTCTAAGCAATGCTGCTTTCCCTCAGCAACCTCCAACAGGCAGTGTATATCCTCCTCCTGGTGCTGCAGCAGCTGCCACCCCTGTCAAGTACTCTCTTTCTCAATACAAGCCTGGTACCAACGCCGGTAATTCAGCCCTTGTTGGGATGCCGACTGGCTATGGAACATATAGCTCGAGTCCAGCTGGCTACACTCCTAATCCTGCTGTGGGCAGTGGCAACTCAACTGGCAATGAGGATCTCACGGGATCTCAGTTCAAGGAAAATAATGTGTATATGCCTGGGCAGCAGgtacctttctttccttttactCGAACTTCATGTTTGGCACTTTCTTCACTCTTTTGATGCAAAAACACCATTGTATAGCTGTTATTTTAGATGATCAAAAACCTTAAAAATCTGATTCACTTTCTGGTGCATCCTGGCATGTCCACTGGAGCCATAGTGCTCAGATAAAAATGGTACCTGGGATGCCACCACAGTTCACTCGTGTACCAGGATGTTTCAACTGTGCTGGTTGGTGCCAGTCACGATGGACAGGGGTGGTTGCAGCCTGACACCTGGGAcaatacaacattttttttaaaaaaaatctttccccCCTTTCATTCATGCTATTAATGATTGTCTTGGTTTGTCCCAGCCCATCCGCTATTGTACCGACCAGGACCAAACTGGGATAAGAATTGGTTTCCTTTTATTGTTTACAGAATTGATATGAATACCACCAATATGActcattatttaattttttttttttttttgatattgaaCTTGTTATGTTGTCAATATGTTCCTCACTTTACATATGAGAAGCATGTCTGGTTACGATGCTGTGATTGCTATTTTTCCAATGTTTGGTCATCCTAGATTTATGATCTATTTCTATTAGTTATATTTGATTATTTGCTGTCCAGCAGACCGAAGGTTCAGCTGTCTGGATTCCTGCAGCTGCTGGGCGAGACATTTCCAGTCTTCAAGCCAGTTCATTCTACAGCTTTCCTTCACAGGGACCACACATGACATTCACACCCACACAAGCTGGCCATGGTGCCTTTAGTGGACTTTACCACCCCACCCCAACTGTCGCTGCAGCTGCTGTTCATCCACTACTCCAGCAGTCCCAGACTGTGGCTGGTGCTGTTGAGATGGTGGGCCCACCTTCTGGTGTTTATCAACAGCCACAACGAGCACAGATCAATTGGACTAATACTTATTGAAGAGGGGAAATCAAATCCTTGTTAACGGTAGCCTCTTAAAAAGCAAAGTAGATATTCTGATGCTGTGAAGTTTGGAGGCTACTGTTGGTTTCAGGCAGAACATTTTCACAATTGTGTCATAGTGCAGCCTGATCAAAGAGTgtaaatatatagatatatctACAGGATGGGCAAGCTGCAGGGAAGGCTTCAGGATTCCAGTTTGCTTTGAGAGTTTGAGATTAATTGTGGAGGTTCACCTGTGACTGATACTGACCATTTTTAAGCTAGTAGAGAGGTCTGCGCaggttccttttctttgcttgtttGCTGCTCGTTCTTTATCATTTGCCCTTCTCTCCCTTGATCTTTTTAAATTATTCAGTGGTGAAAGGcgtgattttcttttcttgtatcAATCCCTTCAGATGAGGTTATAGTAATGGGAAAGGTAAGATTTTAAGTTAGTGGGTTTTTCATTCTTTTCACTGCCTTGACTGTAAAGTGAATTTTGATAGTATATGAGGATGTATTGCAACTGTTGTATCTGGCGTAATAGAAGCAGCAGCACATCCCTTTCTGTTTCCTTTCTGTTGCAATTAAATAACTATGCTTGAATATCTCTGCAGAATCCACCACCCTTTATTTTTCTGTGCTCGAGAGCAATATGGAACTTTTTTTCTCACCAATCATTGGGTTCTGTTGGGGCACAAATGGCTCCTGTCtacagttttattttcttttacttaTGGAATTATCTCCCACATAGCAACCTTGCAAGGATATTGCACCTTGTGCCAAGCATATGCATGTGGTGCAAGAATTAGGAGGTTGGCTCAGTTTCTTAGAACTATTTGTTTGGTGGATGGTGGTCTTGCCTGAACAGCTTGTTGCCCTAATGCCCGTTGTTGAATCCATTATGTTGTCTCATTTAATACTGTGATGTGATCTTTTGTCCATGGAATAATATGGGGTTCCGTATGTACCATCCGTGGTATGTCTCAATGAGGCAATATAAACTAGCACAATTGTGACTATCGTGACATGGAGcaatttcttgatcaatcaatgCAGTGCAGTGATGTGCTGAAGATTGTTTCTTATAAATTCATAAATCCTAAAAATTTGGCTGCATGTTTATAATCTATTTTGTTACATGTCTGAACTGTACCTGTACCATGCAAATGTGAAGTTTAAATCTACTTGTTTTCATGCTTTATTCGTGTTGGGAAGATCGAGAAGCATGCCTATGTTGTTGTATTACTAGGAGAATGTGTTGGACTCACCATCTTTTAGCCTGGGTGGTGTGGTCCTCCATGTAGAAAGCTTGTGGGTCACCAAACTTTAGTTATTGGACATTGAAGGGGATCCTTTAGGCATGGTTTTGGTTGCCGGTAGTTGGTCGTCCCTTCCACCTTATAGAGCACACGAGGCCCTAGGAGGTTTACTTGAATTCCCATGGAAATCCGTGGAGGACAGGGTTGTAGAGATTGGGAAGAGAGGGAGCGGTCGTTAGCCATCCCGGCAAACATGGAGGACAGGATTGTAGAGATTGGCGTAGGCGTGGAGAGTGGCTTCTCAGGCACATCCAACGATAGTCCGCTTCCCATTTTTCTTAAGGTGTACCTCTCTCTTCCACactttttttctcttattttctctctttcttctagTATCTTTTTCttactctctctcttttttattgCACTTCATTCTCTTAGAATTTGGGCCCCGCCGTTCCTGTCAAAGGAAGTGGCAGACAAAAGCTAAGAAAGCAGATGCTAGATAGACAAACGTACGTAACATAGCTTTGTCTACATTtcgatatataaataaatctaattATTAATTTGGGACTTGGTATGGTATGACAAGCTGGTATCTAGATGATAGCCTCCAAGGAGGAGTCACAaggaaggaaaattcaaaattctCAAAAGCCATGCCCCTCGGTCCATGTCCGGCTGTCAACTTTTGAAgcgaaattaaaaaattttgtcGCATCATtcgatccaagcaagtaaatcAGTGTTGGATAACATGATATAGAAATTCTAATCTTGCTTTCATGGTTGTTTGCAATTTACCTACATGTATCTGATAATCATCCTAAGCACAGTTATTTAGTCTTTTTCCAACTATTCGAGTCGACTACTTGCAAGTATCTGATACGAGCACATAAAACGAGAGTCGAATTGATCCTTGGTCATCAAAGTAGTTCCATTATTATCTGCTAATCAGGGCAACATATCGAGAATGAGCTAAAATGGTGATAAAAAGGCGTCGCTCGTCGATTGGTAAAAATAAAGCTGACATATGAACAAAGTAACCAATCTATATTGTTCATGGCTTTTGCTAAATTCGTTGATGCAGTTCGAGGATGTGGAATATAAGGTGAGTGGTGCTTCGAGGAACCCTATGAAAGCTGCGATTACCAGTGCAGCCTCAAAGTTGAGGGTGGAGCAAGGGAGTTGCAAGCACATTCTCAAGGGCATATCTGGAAGTGTGGGTCCTGGTGAAATCCTAGCTCTGATGGGGCCTTCCGGCAGTGGCAAGACCACCTTGCTAAAGATACTTGGTGGTAGGTTGGATGGGGATATCCAAGGGAAAATTACTTACAATGATACTCCTTATAGTCCCTCTATCAAGAGAAGGTAAAGCAGATGTTAAACACTAAAAGatttctccctccctctctctctctctctcaccacaCTTGAATTCAGGACGTCACATGCACACAAAACCACATTGATGAGAGAGTGGAACTTTTCCTTGATCAATCAAATAACAAGAGGTTTCATGAGCTCTGTCTGATGCTAAAGCCCTGGACTTCTTCACAGGATTGGATTTGTGACCCAGGATGATGTGCTCTTCCCTCAGCTTACAGTGGAAGAGACCCTTGTCTTCGCTGCCTTCTTAAGGCTTCCTACCAACATGACTAGCCAGCAGAAATACGCCAGGGCAGATGCCATCATAAAGGAACTGGGCTTAGAAAGGTCAGTAATCACCAAGCATCTTGATATGTGCCAATGGCTTGCACTTTAAAAGTCAGTCATAGGAGTAATCTAGATCCTATAACCTTCATATCAGTTACCTATTTAACTCATCTAGCTCCAAGTCTGGCTTTCCAAGTGCATCTGGCCTAGTCTCCAATATTAGCCTTTAATCTTTTGGGATCAattggctagtttttgaaacttGTTCCGACTGTTTCCTTGTTTTTGGTCTCCTGCTCTTTTTCCATCCGTCAGCATGAAACATAGTGACCTTCCTTCTCACAAAAAAGATACGTGGCGAATTCTTAGCTTCACTGCATGCTCAGTGGTTCCCATTTCCCAACAGTCTCTTGTTCTTGGATGCGCGAGTCCAATCTAGTGATTTCTTTTTCAGAGCCTGGTTAGAGCCTGATTTAATTTTACCGATTTTCAGAATGAACTCACACTATATCATGAATATTTCCTGTTTCAGATGCCGTCGCACCAAAGTGGGAGGAGTATTCGTTAAAGGCATCtcagggggagaaagaaaaaggactAGTATAGGCTATGAGATCCTTGTCGATCCCTCATTGTTGTTGCTCGATGAACCCACGTCAGGCCTAGACTCCACCTCTGCAAGCAAGCTCTTGATGGTTCTTCAGAACCTTGCAAAGGTGATAGACTTTCTGTTGCTACCACTAGGTATTGCTCAATGCCAGATTTGAGTATAATTAAGCATTTTAAACTGCCTCCATGTTCGGTCGCAGACAGGAAGGACGATCATCACGACGATCCACCAGCCATCTAGCAGGATGTTCCATATGTTTGACAAGCTTCTGCTGATTTCAGAAGGCTATCCCATATACCATGGGAAGGCTAGGGAGTCCATGCAGTACTTTGCATCCCTGGGGTTTGTTCCTGAAATTGCCATGAACCCAGCTGAGTTTCTGCTAGACTTAGTGACTGGACATGCGAACGACATCAGCATCCCTGAAGATCTACGAGGCTCTCCAAACCCGCAAGAATTTGAGAAGCAAGTGACAGAGGTGGATAAATATCTCCAACAATTACTCATGTCATCAGTTTTCTTACCATCTTTAATTATCTGCATCTTCTAAAGGCAATATATCCTGTGTGTGGACAATTCTGCATCTCTAGTCCATTTTTGAGAAATGATAGTATGTCAAAATTTTAGGAAACTCGAAAGTGTTGGAAGCAAGCATTTCTCTTGTACATTTCTTCGATGAAAATTAAAACTAACCTGGTTTCTCAATCAATTGTCATAGTTTCTGCAACGGAAATATAAGACAGAAGTGGAACCtaaagagaaagaagatcacCATCGAGCGACAAAAGCACCAAAGCACCTTCAAATAGCAATTCAATTAAAGAAGGATTGGACTATGAGCTGGATTGAGCAGTTAATTATACTGTCAAGGAGAACTTTTCGGGAGAGATGCTGCGACTACCTAGACAAGCTAAGGTTAGCACAAGCCATTGGAGTAGCAGTACTCTTAGGCCTTCTCTGGTGGAAATCCAAGATAGGAACTGAAGCTCAGCTAAGAGATCAGGTCACTCTACGACATACAATcaattcttcttttccttcgatAAAATCTCTATCTAGAATTACAATTATATTGTCATTTAATCACTAATTCACAGCCACGCTGTTCAGCAAGCTTAAGTGCACATTGACCTCCTAGTAAATGATGCTCATACTGAGAGAATTTTAAAGGATGCTTGTTTACCTTAATATTTTCATCTGAACTTGCTTCCTTTGAATGTAGGTCGGCCTAATTTTCTACATCTGTATATTTTGGACATCATCATCAATATTTGGATCGGTGTATGTCTTCCCATTGGAGAAGGTGTACTTggtaaaagaaaggaaagcagatATGTATAGACTAAGTGTGTACTACGTATGCAGCAATCTATGTGACATGGCAGCTCACGTATTCTATCCCATCATTTTTATGGTCATACTATACTTCATGGCGGATTTTAGAAGGACGGCTCCTTGCTTTTTCTTGACATTATTTGCAGTTCTATTGATTGTCATCACTAGCCAGGTATTGTTGAGTCTCAAGCCACTTCATCCGATTTTCAAATTATCTTCGGAGTTTGCATCATcaagttttattaaaatgaaagcAAATGACTTAATGCAAGCTTTAATAAATTGCATGGAAAACAGAATTAGGATTCTTATTGTAGAAACTTCTTGAGTTGGGAAATGCATGAAGGGAGGGTTAGAAGTCTTATTGGTCATCATGTGAAATGAAATAGGAACCTCTACATTGGAATATATAAGCTTGATTATGTTCGAGTATTTGGCTCCCAAAGACATGTTTGGGCTTTGGTTTTTGCTTCTCACCCGAACAAAAAGAATCTTGCTTTGAATTTGTTGAAGGCATGCTAGTAACCTTGCAATACGCAAAACCAAAGCTCATTACAGTTCTCTGATGCTAAGATTTGGGAGATGATATCATCAAAGTCTTCTAATAACTTCCCCCATTTCAGGGAGCTGGGGAGCTGTTTGGAGCAGCAATTCTAAGCGTAAAAAGGTCTGGATTGGTGGCATCTTTGGTGCTCATGTTATTTCTCCTCACAGGAGGATATTATGTTCAGGTGCCTAACCTTTTAGTAAACTAGTTGCTAGTATTTTAtccgtttttttttaaaaatattgagaTACCAATCATATGTCCAAGAAAGTAACAATGGGAATAAGTTGCTTCTCTAACTATATTGATGAAATAAGTTGCTTGTTTCACAGCATATACCCAAGTTCATGCAATGGTTGAAGTATATCTCTTTCATGCATTATGGATTTAGACTCTTGTTGAAGGTGCAGTACTCTGGAAATTTGGTGTATGAATGCCAAAGCAAAGGTGGATGCCGAAGCTTGCAGAGCTCACCTTCCTTTGATACGATAGACTTGAATGGCAGATTACACGAAGTATGGATTCTATTACTCATGGCTCTCATTTACCGAATGCTCGCCTATTTCTGCCTCCGAAAAAGAATTAGCATCGCTCCTTTTTGATGTTTAAGAACATGATAAACAAACTTCCGATCATGTACTATTGGAATACTCTCATCATGCAGAAAAAAAATGCTTAGATATGGAAAAAAAAGCATGGGAGTTATTTGTTTTTGTTATGTGAAGCGAACCGTAGTTGGCGTTGTCGCCAAATATTTGAGCCAATttgtattccttttttttcaaaaaaaaaaaattcatctcaACTTTTGCTATGGATTAATTAGGTCCAATATGCAtcagtagttttttttttttttgaaggaagGGGAGGCGAAACTACCTAATTTATCAAAGGGAAATAAATGTACAAGAAGATATAAATAAAagtaaaaggaagaaaaaaaaacatagctTTTTTAGATAGACTACCGTTTGTGCTCACTATATCATCCAATAGGGCAAATTCATCAAACAAAATCATATGAGGATAATACGTGTACAGCCAGAGCTGCAAGAAAGTAGTTGgaggttgtttttttttttagtaaaaatggcattttatatagctctaacATGATGAGTACATACAAAGGAGGAAGAATGTCCCccatggagagagagaaagtcttCCATGAAGAAAGCAATAAACTCAGCAAAGATGCCTCAGAATTGTCTTCAATTTTGACTagccattgaaaaaaaaagaaaacaatggcTATGGAGAGAACAATAAATTCAGAGGTTCACGAATTTTCTTCTATTAACCATTTCAatcatgcaaaaaaaagaaggaagcttTTGTAACAAAGAAATgaataaattcagaaaaaaattGCTGCAGGATATTTTCTTGCAATGCGCCAGATCAAATACACAAAAAGAAGCCATGCTCGCGACTTGCACAGTAATAAATTTATGATGAAAGAAAATAGTTCAAGATTGTTTTTCTACTTACCATCTCAAGAACAcgcgaaaaaaaaatcttgaacaTCAACAACGCAATACTGAATTTATTCGGCAGATAAATTTTTTGGAATATTTTCTTTTGCATTTCCCCATTTCGAGTAGCAAAGAAGACATATTTGCTACAAACATGCAAAAGAAAGGATTCGCCTTCCTTCGCATGAATTCACCGTTTGATCACACAATGGTTGCTTCGAGAGATTCGCACACAGGATGAATGAAAAAGGTTCAGAATACTTTAAGATCTGTGTAGAGGGCGATCCGATGGGCAACATTGCGAAAAAACATCCATCATTTTCTTGCACGAAAGATAGAACCTGAACCTTCTACCCAGATTCGGAGCCTCTCTCGGTAACTTCCTGCTCGTGCTGTGGATCAAGGCTTGTTTTGCTATTAAAAGCCCCAGCTCATCCTTTGTTGCTGCATACGATGGTTACCTATATTACCATGCTATTGGCTGAGCTCTTTGGGATAGCCTCGTGTATACTACCACTACGTTCAGGGCCACCAATATCATATTGGTAAGAGACTTTAGAAATCTCAAGACCTAGTTAGAGCAGGTCATCCCCTTCTCTTGGACATGGAGGATTGGCTCATCCCTTGCAACTAACAATATAGCTGATAAGATGGCGTAACGATGTAGGCCTCATTGTTAAGGATTCCAGTTCACCCATTTCACAATCTTTTGTATATTGATTTTGCTGGCTGCATTTAATTTTAGCcacctcaacaaaagaaaaaaacaatcatTATTACATGACATTTGACAATAAAGACCCTAGATAATATCATGACAACTACCACGATAACAAGATCATCAACCGCTATTCATCAACTTAACACACAAATAATGTGACTAAAACAAGATCAATTAGTGTTCTCTATATCCGCAATCACCTCGATATCGATATATAAAAATCTTTGTGCTATTATCTCAGACTCGATAAAATTTGAGATATCCCAATGCactatgctgatttttttttcatttatttttaaatttttgatataaatttttaatttatacatCTCAAAG encodes the following:
- the LOC103712869 gene encoding ABC transporter G family member 26 is translated as MEIRGGQGCRDWEERERSLAIPANMEDRIVEIGVGVESGFSGTSNDSPLPIFLKFEDVEYKVSGASRNPMKAAITSAASKLRVEQGSCKHILKGISGSVGPGEILALMGPSGSGKTTLLKILGGRLDGDIQGKITYNDTPYSPSIKRRIGFVTQDDVLFPQLTVEETLVFAAFLRLPTNMTSQQKYARADAIIKELGLERCRRTKVGGVFVKGISGGERKRTSIGYEILVDPSLLLLDEPTSGLDSTSASKLLMVLQNLAKTGRTIITTIHQPSSRMFHMFDKLLLISEGYPIYHGKARESMQYFASLGFVPEIAMNPAEFLLDLVTGHANDISIPEDLRGSPNPQEFEKQVTEFLQRKYKTEVEPKEKEDHHRATKAPKHLQIAIQLKKDWTMSWIEQLIILSRRTFRERCCDYLDKLRLAQAIGVAVLLGLLWWKSKIGTEAQLRDQVGLIFYICIFWTSSSIFGSVYVFPLEKVYLVKERKADMYRLSVYYVCSNLCDMAAHVFYPIIFMVILYFMADFRRTAPCFFLTLFAVLLIVITSQGAGELFGAAILSVKRSGLVASLVLMLFLLTGGYYVQHIPKFMQWLKYISFMHYGFRLLLKVQYSGNLVYECQSKGGCRSLQSSPSFDTIDLNGRLHEVWILLLMALIYRMLAYFCLRKRISIAPF